A part of Solicola gregarius genomic DNA contains:
- a CDS encoding glutamine synthetase family protein, which translates to MDTPRHNDRYLTLPDLEGRIRAGEIDTVIVAFTDMQGRLQGKRLHAAYFLDHVVDDGTEGCNYLLTVDVDMNTVAGYEMTSWEKGYGDMEFVLDFDTIRVLGHLPGTAMIQCDLVWMDHRPVEQSPRRILTKQLERAAAGGYRALAGTELEFIVFDDTYEQAWSRDYRGLTPANQYNVDYSIVGTTRVEPLLRDIRNTMYAAGMDVESAKGECNPGQHEIGFLYADALVTADNHAVYKTAAKEIAAGHGKSLTFMAKYNDLEGSSCHIHLSLRGDDGSLVFWDDERGERSPLYDQFVAGVLATMRDFTLLYAPNINSYKRFADGSFAPTTIGWGLDNRTCAVRLVGRGKGARMENRVPGGDVNPYLSMAAMLAGGLHGIENGLELESETTGNAYTSGKPTVPTTLQEARDAFAGSEVARKALGDDVVDHYARMAEVELEAYNAAVTDWELRRGFERM; encoded by the coding sequence ATGGACACACCACGACACAACGACCGGTACCTGACGCTGCCGGACCTCGAGGGCCGAATCCGCGCCGGCGAGATCGACACCGTCATCGTCGCCTTCACCGACATGCAGGGACGCCTCCAAGGCAAGCGTCTGCACGCCGCGTACTTCCTGGACCATGTCGTCGACGACGGTACGGAGGGCTGCAACTACCTGCTGACCGTCGACGTCGACATGAACACCGTGGCCGGATACGAGATGACGTCGTGGGAGAAGGGCTACGGGGACATGGAGTTCGTCCTCGACTTCGACACGATCCGGGTGCTCGGACATCTGCCGGGGACCGCGATGATCCAGTGCGACCTCGTGTGGATGGACCATCGCCCGGTCGAGCAGTCGCCGCGACGCATCCTGACCAAGCAGCTCGAGCGGGCGGCAGCCGGCGGATACCGCGCCCTTGCCGGCACCGAGCTCGAGTTCATCGTCTTCGACGACACGTACGAGCAGGCGTGGAGCCGTGACTATCGCGGGCTCACGCCGGCGAACCAGTACAACGTCGACTACTCGATCGTCGGTACGACGCGCGTCGAGCCGTTGCTGCGCGACATCCGAAACACCATGTACGCCGCGGGCATGGACGTCGAGTCGGCGAAGGGCGAATGCAACCCGGGCCAACACGAGATCGGGTTCCTGTACGCGGATGCACTGGTGACGGCGGACAACCACGCGGTGTACAAGACTGCGGCGAAGGAGATCGCAGCGGGTCACGGAAAGTCGCTGACGTTCATGGCGAAGTACAACGATCTCGAGGGCAGCTCCTGTCACATCCATCTGTCGCTTCGGGGCGACGACGGGTCGCTGGTGTTCTGGGACGACGAGCGTGGCGAACGATCCCCGCTGTACGACCAGTTCGTCGCCGGCGTACTCGCAACGATGCGCGACTTCACCCTCCTGTACGCCCCGAACATCAACTCCTACAAGAGATTCGCCGACGGCTCGTTTGCGCCGACCACGATCGGCTGGGGGCTCGACAACCGTACGTGCGCGGTGCGGCTCGTCGGCCGGGGCAAGGGCGCGCGGATGGAGAACCGCGTACCGGGCGGAGACGTCAACCCGTACCTCTCCATGGCCGCAATGCTCGCCGGTGGCCTGCACGGCATCGAGAACGGCCTCGAGCTGGAGTCCGAGACGACCGGCAACGCGTACACGTCCGGCAAGCCGACCGTACCGACGACGCTGCAGGAGGCGCGCGATGCGTTCGCCGGCTCCGAGGTCGCCCGCAAAGCGCTCGGCGACGATGTTGTCGACCACTACGCTCGGATGGCCGAGGTCGAGCTGGAGGCGTACAACGCCGCAGTGACCGACTGGGAGCTGCGCCGCGGCTTCGAGAGGATGTGA
- a CDS encoding FadR/GntR family transcriptional regulator, which yields MVIRATEDGLTDAVLRPVRGHHAFESCVGRLATAIRLGVYANGDVLPPERELAARMEVSRATLREAIAALRTAGLVRTTRGRGGGTVIDYDPTHPETVADLGDRRERLLDSLVFRRVVEGGASHVAAGRTLDAAQRALLQEAHERVADAADRGAHRQADSQFHLAIAAVTESPLIIDAVTVAQADLHDMLTAIPVLDVNIEHSDGQHAAITEAILGGRPTKARHVMESHCDDTEALLRGLLG from the coding sequence GTGGTGATTCGCGCGACCGAGGACGGGCTGACCGATGCCGTTCTGCGCCCGGTACGCGGGCATCACGCGTTCGAGTCGTGCGTCGGTCGGCTGGCCACTGCGATCCGCCTCGGCGTCTACGCGAACGGCGACGTACTGCCACCGGAACGCGAGCTCGCGGCCCGCATGGAGGTCTCCCGCGCCACCCTGCGTGAGGCGATCGCCGCGCTGCGTACGGCCGGTCTCGTGCGTACGACGCGGGGGCGCGGTGGGGGCACGGTCATCGACTACGACCCGACGCATCCCGAGACCGTCGCCGATCTCGGTGATCGACGCGAGCGGCTGCTCGACTCGCTCGTCTTCCGACGGGTTGTGGAGGGCGGTGCCAGCCACGTCGCCGCCGGTCGCACGTTGGACGCCGCGCAGCGGGCGCTACTGCAGGAAGCACATGAACGTGTCGCGGACGCGGCCGACAGGGGCGCGCATCGTCAGGCCGACTCGCAGTTCCACCTGGCGATCGCCGCGGTCACGGAGTCGCCGCTGATCATCGATGCCGTCACCGTCGCACAGGCCGACCTGCACGACATGCTGACCGCGATTCCGGTGCTCGACGTCAACATCGAGCACTCGGACGGACAGCACGCGGCGATCACCGAGGCGATCCTCGGGGGTCGACCGACCAAGGCGCGTCACGTCATGGAAAGCCATTGCGACGACACCGAGGCGTTGTTGCGCGGACTACTGGGATAA
- a CDS encoding aldehyde dehydrogenase family protein yields the protein MSTYTVVNPATEQPVTDVELTSVEQTDVAIAQASKAFPAWRDLAPGDRAALLRRFAEVVDAHIDELAELEVRNAGHTWGNATWEAGNVRDVLNYYAGAPERLAGKQIPVAGGVNVTFHEPVGVVGIIVPWNFPMPIAGWGMAPALAAGNTVVLKPAELTPLTAMRIGELALEAGVPEGVLTVLPGKGSVVGQRFVTHPDVRKVCFTGSTEVGKQIMAGCADQVKRCTLELGGKSANIVFADSDLAKAAASAPYAVFDNAGQDCCARSRILVERSAYDEFLALLEPAVKGVRVLDPSDRSSEMGPLISAHQRETVHSFIDDAEVAYTGSMPDGDGFWVAPTVVLADSTQQRIWRDEVFGPVVAVLPFEDEADAVAMANDTEYGLSGSIYTSDLGRGLRVSRAVQAGNLSVNTHASVRYWTPFGGYKQSGLGRELGPDAPYAFTEEKNVFIATD from the coding sequence GTGAGTACGTACACCGTCGTCAATCCGGCCACCGAGCAGCCGGTCACCGATGTCGAGCTGACGAGCGTCGAGCAGACCGATGTGGCGATTGCTCAAGCCAGTAAGGCATTTCCAGCCTGGCGTGATCTTGCACCTGGCGATCGTGCGGCCCTCTTGCGCCGGTTCGCCGAGGTCGTCGACGCACACATCGACGAGCTGGCCGAGCTCGAGGTGCGCAACGCGGGCCACACATGGGGCAACGCGACGTGGGAGGCAGGCAATGTACGCGATGTCCTGAACTACTACGCCGGCGCGCCGGAACGTCTTGCAGGCAAGCAGATTCCGGTTGCGGGGGGCGTGAACGTCACCTTCCACGAGCCGGTGGGCGTCGTCGGTATCATCGTGCCCTGGAACTTCCCGATGCCGATCGCAGGTTGGGGCATGGCGCCCGCACTCGCGGCAGGCAACACGGTCGTGCTGAAGCCGGCGGAGCTGACGCCGCTGACGGCGATGCGGATCGGCGAGCTGGCGCTCGAGGCGGGCGTCCCCGAAGGCGTACTCACCGTCCTGCCCGGCAAGGGATCCGTTGTGGGGCAGCGATTCGTGACGCACCCCGACGTCCGCAAGGTGTGCTTCACCGGCTCGACAGAGGTCGGAAAGCAGATCATGGCCGGCTGCGCAGATCAGGTGAAGCGGTGCACGCTCGAACTCGGCGGCAAGAGCGCGAACATCGTGTTCGCCGACTCCGACCTGGCCAAGGCGGCCGCCAGCGCCCCGTACGCGGTGTTCGACAACGCCGGCCAAGACTGCTGTGCCCGTTCGCGCATCCTCGTGGAGCGGTCGGCGTACGACGAGTTCCTGGCGTTGTTGGAGCCTGCCGTCAAGGGCGTACGCGTACTCGATCCGAGTGACCGCTCGAGCGAGATGGGCCCGCTCATCTCCGCGCATCAGCGGGAGACCGTGCACTCGTTCATCGACGATGCGGAGGTGGCGTACACCGGCTCGATGCCCGACGGAGATGGGTTCTGGGTCGCTCCGACTGTCGTGCTGGCGGACTCGACGCAGCAGCGGATCTGGCGTGACGAGGTCTTCGGACCCGTGGTGGCAGTGCTGCCGTTCGAGGACGAGGCGGACGCGGTAGCGATGGCCAACGACACCGAGTACGGCTTGTCGGGCTCGATCTACACCAGCGATCTCGGTCGAGGGCTGCGGGTCTCGCGGGCGGTGCAGGCGGGGAACCTGAGCGTCAACACCCATGCGTCGGTGCGCTACTGGACTCCGTTCGGCGGATACAAGCAGTCCGGTCTCGGTCGCGAGCTCGGCCCGGACGCCCCGTACGCCTTCACCGAAGAGAAGAACGTATTCATCGCAACAGACTGA